One window of the Eucalyptus grandis isolate ANBG69807.140 chromosome 6, ASM1654582v1, whole genome shotgun sequence genome contains the following:
- the LOC104451433 gene encoding uncharacterized protein LOC104451433 isoform X2, with protein sequence MAFGWLQLTGNLGAMVGGLFSVLIAPTTFMGIPGWRISFHLVGLISILVGILVRLFARDPHFADDHAKITGQTSSKSFRSEVKDLFQEAKSVIKIPSFQIIVAQGVTGLFPWSALSFATMWLELVGFSHNETAFLIALFVIASSLGGLFGGKMGDFLSRRLPNSGRIILAQISSASAVPLAAILLLALPNDSSTAFVHGLVLFIVGFCISWNAPATNNPIFAEIVPEKSRTSVYALDRSFEAILSSFAPPLVGILAQNVYGYKELPRGSTESQEIETDRENAASLARALYAAVGIPMSLCCVIYSFLYCTYPRDRERARMEALIESEMQQLNLDDMSPSGVGTGDLVDGSDIYGRERSVIDVHYEGEDSTDIEDGDEKTLLYRQLTFANLGK encoded by the exons ATGGCTTTTGGATGGCTACAATTGACTGGCAATCTCGGTGCCATGGTAGGTGGACTATTTTCTGTGTTGATAGCTCCCACAACATTCATGGGGATCCCTGGGTGGAGAATTTCCTTCCATTTGGTTGGACTAATAAGCATCTTAGTTGGAATTCTAGTCCGCCTCTTTGCCAGAGATCCACATTTTGCTGATGACCATGCCAAAATTACTGGGCAAACTTCAAGTAAATCGTTTCGCTCAGAAGTGAAGGACTTGTTTCAAGAAGCAAAGTCGGTGATAAAGATTCCATCATTCCAAATAATTGTTGCTCAGGGCGTAACAGGTTTATTCCCCTGGTCAGCTTTGTCATTTGCGACAATGTGGTTGGAGCTTGTTGGGTTCTCCCATAATGAAACTGCATTTCTCATAGCACTTTTCGTGATTGCTAGTTCCCTTGGGGGACTTTTTGGAGGTAAAATGGGAGATTTTCTTTCCAGACGTCTACCAAACTCTGGAAGAATAATTTTAGCACAGATAAGCTCAGCATCAGCTGTACCACTCGCAGCAATACTTTTGCTGGCTCTTCCAAATGATTCATCCACTGCGTTTGTCCATGGCTTAGTTTTGTTCATTGTGGGCTTCTGCATATCATGGAATGCTCCAGCAACAAACAA TCCTATTTTTGCAGAAATAGTCCCTGAAAAATCCCGAACAAGTGTCTATGCCCTGGACCGATCATTTGAGGCCATACTATCATCATTTGCTCCTCCTTTAGTTGGAATACTAGCCCAGAATGTGTATGGTTACAAAGAACTTCCCAGAGGATCTACTGAATCGCAGGAGATCGAGACTGATAGAGAGAATGCGGCCTCGCTGGCCAGGGCACTGTACGCAGCTGTAGGCATTCCCATGTCTCTCTGCTGTGTCATCTACTCGTTCCTCTACTGCACATACCCACGAGATAGAGAGCGGGCTCGGATGGAGGCTCTAATAGAATCAGAGATGCAACAGTTAAACTTGGATGACATGTCCCCCAGTGGAGTCGGTACTGGTGATCTGGTTGACGGATCAGACATTTATGGTAGGGAGAGAAGCGTCATCGATGTTCATTATGAGGGGGAGGATTCCACCGATATTGAGGATGGTGACGAAAAGACGTTGCTTTACCGTCAATTGACGTTCGCTAATCTGGGCAAGTAG